A DNA window from Jaculus jaculus isolate mJacJac1 chromosome 1, mJacJac1.mat.Y.cur, whole genome shotgun sequence contains the following coding sequences:
- the LOC101605683 gene encoding cytochrome c oxidase assembly protein COX20, mitochondrial isoform X1, whose amino-acid sequence MVVNTFYPNTPESEDHELESFKLLGILDVGNIPCARDSILYGSFGSVVAGLGHFLLTSRIRRSCDVGVGGFIVVTLGCWFHCRYNYAKQRIQERIAREGIKNKILYESTHLDPERK is encoded by the exons atggtggtgaacaccttctATCCAAACACTCCAGAGTCGGAGGATCacgagttggag TCTTTTAAGCTTCTAGGAATTTTAGATGTTGGAAACATTCCTTGTGCACGGGACTCAATATTATATGGTTCATTTGGATCTGTTGTGGCTGGACTTGGCCATTTTCTGCTAACCA GTAGAATTAGAAGATCATGTGACGTTGGAGTAGGAGGATTTAttgtggtgaccttgggatgttg GTTCCATTGTAGGTATAATTATGCAAAGCAGAGAATCCAGGAAAGAATTGCAAGAGaaggaattaaaaataagattttgtaTGAAAGCACCCATCTTGatcctgaaagaaaataa
- the LOC101605683 gene encoding cytochrome c oxidase assembly protein COX20, mitochondrial isoform X2: MAAPEPQEAGKGKSFKLLGILDVGNIPCARDSILYGSFGSVVAGLGHFLLTSRIRRSCDVGVGGFIVVTLGCWFHCRYNYAKQRIQERIAREGIKNKILYESTHLDPERK, encoded by the exons ATGGCTGCGCCGGAGCCCCAGGAAGCCGGGAAGGGGAAG TCTTTTAAGCTTCTAGGAATTTTAGATGTTGGAAACATTCCTTGTGCACGGGACTCAATATTATATGGTTCATTTGGATCTGTTGTGGCTGGACTTGGCCATTTTCTGCTAACCA GTAGAATTAGAAGATCATGTGACGTTGGAGTAGGAGGATTTAttgtggtgaccttgggatgttg GTTCCATTGTAGGTATAATTATGCAAAGCAGAGAATCCAGGAAAGAATTGCAAGAGaaggaattaaaaataagattttgtaTGAAAGCACCCATCTTGatcctgaaagaaaataa